The Streptomyces sp. HSG2 genome has a segment encoding these proteins:
- a CDS encoding SpoIIE family protein phosphatase: MADRGASALPLPEDWPAHPDPILALNGMGGFAWDLDTGVLRMDARAHDVLDVRPDEFDGRPESLAHRVPPDEARRMDLRVAQAMKDGSEHYSLYFPVRRRDGSTRWTHTQGHIGRDASGRPRWIVGVVRAAGGDLREIAARRDEATQERTRRRQTGVVQLATTALAHARTVEEVVAVLKDIKGLSRLGAASIVLGLVEADRIRLAAEGPHGSFVPGTDITRISDDYPMSEAVRTLTPCFIESAEEFAERFPALWPHIVDLRITSAAYLPLIAQARPIGALGLLYDDRDGFTPEERDVLVALGSSIAQSLQRAMLYEQEMDLAAGLQQAMLPRSIPSVPGCDVAVRYRAATIGGAVGRDIGGDWYDLIPLPGGRVGAVIGDVQGHDTHAAAVMGQLRIVLRAYAAEGHTPETVMARASVFLHELDTDRFATCLYAEVDLGTGAVQVVRAGHIDPLLRGPDGTCRRVSAEGGLPLGLSVEFGRLAYPVTRLELGAGSTLVLCTDGMVEQPGADLGDGTRALAALISDGPVEVRELADRLIEEAERKGGEDDVALLLLRRHARRSARSGARLQQHVVPGDPAALIEARHMIRAAVRTWGVEEQADAVELVADELVTNALMHTEGSAVVTLRVLPGVERRLRVEVEDSSSALPRRRETGESGVSGRGLLLVDTLADVWGVEARGGGKCVWSEFVVPAED, translated from the coding sequence ATGGCTGATCGGGGAGCGAGCGCCCTCCCACTCCCGGAGGATTGGCCCGCCCACCCGGACCCGATCCTCGCGCTCAACGGCATGGGAGGCTTCGCCTGGGACCTTGACACCGGTGTTCTCCGCATGGACGCCCGGGCCCACGACGTCCTCGACGTGCGCCCCGACGAGTTCGACGGACGTCCCGAGAGCCTCGCGCATCGCGTGCCCCCGGACGAGGCGCGGCGTATGGACCTGCGTGTCGCGCAGGCGATGAAGGACGGCAGCGAGCACTACAGCCTCTACTTCCCGGTCCGGCGCCGGGACGGCTCGACGCGCTGGACCCATACGCAAGGCCACATCGGTCGTGACGCCTCCGGCCGTCCTCGGTGGATCGTCGGTGTCGTCCGCGCCGCCGGCGGGGACCTGCGCGAGATCGCGGCCCGCCGCGACGAGGCCACCCAGGAGCGGACCCGCCGCCGACAGACCGGCGTGGTGCAGCTCGCCACCACCGCCCTGGCGCACGCCCGTACGGTCGAGGAGGTCGTGGCGGTCCTGAAGGACATCAAGGGACTGAGCCGACTGGGGGCGGCCAGCATCGTCCTGGGACTCGTCGAGGCGGACCGCATCAGGCTGGCCGCCGAAGGCCCCCACGGCAGTTTCGTGCCCGGAACCGACATCACCAGGATCAGCGACGACTACCCGATGAGCGAGGCCGTCCGGACGCTCACCCCGTGCTTCATCGAGTCCGCGGAGGAGTTCGCCGAGCGCTTCCCGGCGCTGTGGCCGCACATCGTCGATCTCCGCATCACCTCGGCGGCGTATCTCCCCCTGATCGCCCAGGCCCGCCCGATCGGCGCCCTCGGACTGCTCTACGACGACCGGGACGGGTTCACCCCGGAGGAGCGCGACGTCCTGGTCGCGTTGGGCAGCAGCATCGCCCAGAGCCTGCAGCGGGCCATGCTCTACGAGCAGGAGATGGACCTCGCCGCCGGACTCCAGCAGGCCATGCTGCCGCGAAGCATCCCCAGCGTCCCCGGGTGCGATGTCGCCGTACGGTACCGCGCCGCCACCATCGGCGGCGCGGTGGGACGCGACATCGGCGGCGACTGGTACGACCTGATTCCGCTGCCCGGCGGCCGGGTCGGCGCCGTCATCGGAGACGTCCAGGGGCACGACACCCACGCGGCCGCGGTCATGGGGCAGCTGCGGATCGTCCTGCGGGCCTACGCCGCCGAGGGACACACCCCCGAGACCGTGATGGCGCGGGCCTCGGTCTTCCTCCACGAGCTGGACACCGATCGCTTCGCCACCTGTCTCTACGCCGAGGTCGATCTGGGAACCGGCGCCGTCCAGGTGGTGCGCGCCGGGCACATCGACCCACTTCTCCGGGGCCCGGACGGCACCTGTCGGCGGGTCTCGGCCGAGGGCGGCCTGCCGCTCGGGCTGTCGGTCGAGTTCGGGCGGCTCGCCTATCCGGTCACCAGGCTCGAACTCGGCGCCGGCTCCACCCTGGTGCTGTGCACCGACGGGATGGTGGAGCAGCCGGGCGCCGACCTCGGGGACGGCACCCGTGCCCTGGCCGCGCTGATCTCGGACGGCCCCGTCGAGGTGCGGGAACTCGCCGACCGGCTGATCGAGGAGGCCGAGCGCAAGGGGGGCGAGGACGACGTGGCGCTGCTGCTGCTGCGTCGACACGCCCGGCGGTCGGCCCGGTCCGGGGCGCGCCTCCAACAGCACGTCGTGCCGGGAGATCCGGCCGCGCTGATCGAGGCCCGCCACATGATCAGGGCGGCGGTCCGCACCTGGGGTGTGGAGGAGCAGGCCGACGCCGTCGAACTGGTCGCCGACGAACTCGTCACCAACGCCCTCATGCACACCGAGGGCTCCGCGGTGGTCACCCTCCGGGTGCTGCCCGGAGTCGAGCGCCGCCTGCGGGTGGAGGTCGAGGACTCCTCCAGCGCCCTGCCCCGGCGGCGAGAGACCGGGGAGTCCGGGGTCTCCGGTCGGGGCCTGCTGCTCGTGGACACCCTCGCGGACGTCTGGGGGGTCGAGGCGCGCGGAGGCGGCAAGTGCGTGTGGTCGGAGTTCGTCGTGCCGGCGGAGGACTGA
- a CDS encoding Fpg/Nei family DNA glycosylase, with protein sequence MPELPEVEALRGFLAERTVGRMVVRVLPVAVSALKTHRPPLRALEGREVAAVRRHGKYLEVVTVDGPSLVAHLARGGRLRWRDPLPDGPPRPGGGLALRVALENGAGFDLAEAGSHKRLAVYVVDGPEKVPGVARLGPDPLADDFDRRRLGQLLRGERHRLKGALRDQTLIAGIGNAYSDEILHAARLSPYKPASSLTAAETERLHTALRDTLFEALERAKASTPDRLKAAKRAGTRVHGRTGEPCPVCGDTVREVSFSDSSLQYCPTCQTGGRILADRRRSRFLR encoded by the coding sequence ATGCCCGAACTTCCCGAGGTCGAGGCGCTGCGGGGGTTCCTGGCCGAGCGGACGGTCGGCAGGATGGTCGTCCGCGTCCTGCCGGTGGCCGTCAGCGCGCTGAAGACCCACCGCCCGCCGCTCCGGGCCCTGGAGGGCCGTGAGGTCGCCGCCGTCCGCAGGCACGGCAAGTACCTGGAGGTCGTGACCGTCGACGGGCCGTCCCTGGTGGCCCACCTTGCCCGGGGCGGTCGGCTGCGCTGGCGAGACCCGCTCCCGGACGGTCCTCCCCGGCCCGGCGGCGGGCTGGCCCTACGGGTGGCCTTGGAGAACGGCGCCGGATTCGACCTCGCCGAGGCCGGCTCGCACAAACGACTGGCGGTGTACGTCGTGGACGGCCCGGAGAAGGTACCCGGAGTTGCCAGGCTCGGCCCCGACCCGCTGGCCGACGACTTCGATCGGCGACGGCTCGGGCAACTCCTGCGGGGGGAGCGGCACCGGCTGAAGGGCGCCCTTCGCGACCAGACACTGATCGCCGGAATCGGGAACGCCTACAGCGACGAGATCCTGCACGCGGCACGGCTGTCGCCCTACAAGCCCGCCTCCAGCCTGACCGCCGCGGAGACGGAACGACTCCACACGGCGCTGCGTGACACGCTCTTCGAAGCGCTGGAACGCGCCAAGGCGTCGACCCCGGACCGGCTCAAGGCGGCCAAGCGGGCCGGTACGCGGGTACACGGTCGCACCGGGGAGCCCTGCCCCGTCTGTGGGGACACCGTCCGGGAGGTGTCCTTCAGCGATTCCTCCCTCCAGTACTGTCCGACCTGCCAGACCGGTGGCAGGATCCTGGCCGACCGCAGACGCTCCCGCTTCCTCAGGTAG
- a CDS encoding zf-HC2 domain-containing protein, protein MRSLERHRDVGAYALGVLDEADAFRFEDHLAQCRRCAVEVTELGAATRQLMLYRDATPRAVPAAPRLDPALLDRLLRQVSTRRRIGRRRLWLAVAASLVCVVVGPAVVLAAARPEAAGATPIAGTDPRTGVWAELTSTDRDWGSDIALRVRNAAASRTCHLVAVGLDGSEQTITNWTMPDGDETVGLLRGAAALHPQEIARYEVRGADGDPVISLTPPA, encoded by the coding sequence ATGAGGTCCCTGGAGAGGCATCGCGACGTCGGCGCGTACGCGCTCGGCGTGCTGGACGAGGCGGACGCCTTCCGGTTCGAGGACCACCTCGCCCAGTGCCGGCGGTGTGCCGTCGAGGTCACCGAGCTGGGAGCGGCCACCCGCCAGCTGATGCTCTACCGCGACGCGACCCCGCGAGCCGTCCCCGCGGCGCCCCGGCTCGACCCCGCGCTGCTGGACCGACTGCTGCGCCAGGTGTCGACGCGCCGACGGATCGGCAGGAGACGGCTGTGGCTCGCCGTCGCCGCCTCGCTGGTCTGCGTCGTGGTCGGCCCCGCCGTCGTCCTGGCCGCCGCCCGCCCGGAGGCGGCGGGGGCGACGCCGATCGCCGGCACGGATCCGCGCACCGGCGTGTGGGCCGAGCTGACCAGCACGGACCGGGACTGGGGCAGCGACATCGCGCTGCGCGTACGAAACGCCGCCGCGTCGCGCACCTGCCACCTGGTCGCCGTGGGACTGGACGGCTCGGAGCAGACGATCACGAACTGGACCATGCCGGACGGCGACGAGACCGTCGGTCTCCTGCGGGGGGCCGCGGCCCTGCACCCGCAGGAGATCGCCCGCTACGAGGTACGCGGGGCGGACGGCGATCCGGTGATCTCCCTGACCCCACCCGCGTAG
- a CDS encoding polysaccharide deacetylase family protein — translation MKEDNRITRRRLLIAGAAAVGAAGAAGVLGAFPSGEPPPAPGPAAGAGTLPTRPSAPRLRPLAGHGAPGVAPLRAPVRREPLLRVEGHRDAMVLTFDDGPDPRHTPEILDILAAYEVPAMFFVCGEMAAAHPDLMARMADDGHVVGNHTWSHPLLTRLDRSRIRIEIERTCEIIDRSHGAPPLWFRAPYGAWNRAAFQLGAEMGMEPLAWTLDTLDWTTPGTGTIVERVREGAGPGVVVLSHDAGGDRSQSVRALRTYLPQLLDSGHRLTVPRRRYL, via the coding sequence ATGAAAGAAGACAATCGGATCACGCGGCGACGGTTGTTGATCGCCGGCGCCGCCGCGGTCGGCGCGGCAGGCGCGGCGGGCGTCCTCGGGGCGTTCCCGAGTGGGGAGCCTCCCCCCGCGCCGGGTCCCGCGGCCGGAGCCGGGACCCTTCCCACGCGTCCTTCCGCCCCTCGGTTGCGTCCTCTGGCCGGACACGGCGCTCCGGGCGTCGCTCCCCTCCGCGCGCCGGTCCGGCGCGAACCCCTCCTGCGCGTCGAGGGGCACCGCGACGCCATGGTGCTGACCTTCGACGACGGTCCCGACCCCCGCCACACACCGGAGATCCTGGACATCCTCGCCGCGTACGAGGTGCCCGCCATGTTCTTCGTCTGCGGCGAGATGGCCGCCGCACACCCCGATCTGATGGCCCGAATGGCGGACGACGGGCACGTGGTGGGCAACCACACCTGGTCCCACCCCCTCCTCACCCGCCTGGACCGGAGCAGGATCCGCATCGAGATCGAACGCACCTGCGAGATCATCGACCGCAGTCACGGGGCGCCGCCCCTCTGGTTCCGGGCGCCCTACGGGGCGTGGAACCGCGCCGCCTTCCAACTCGGGGCCGAGATGGGCATGGAGCCGCTCGCCTGGACCCTCGACACGCTCGACTGGACCACCCCCGGCACCGGGACCATCGTCGAGCGGGTACGGGAAGGCGCCGGCCCGGGGGTCGTGGTGCTCTCCCACGACGCCGGGGGCGACCGTTCGCAGAGCGTGCGCGCGCTCCGCACCTACCTTCCCCAACTGCTGGACTCCGGGCACCGCCTCACCGTCCCCCGCCGGCGCTACCTGTGA
- a CDS encoding class F sortase: MAASETEEEGARPRRPAPWGVIALVLLTGLALIRNGSGESAPGPPQPASATARGNDLGPDGAPGAAPLPRSAPGRVRIPAIRVDAPLVPVGLDADGWVDAPPAGNPDLAGWFTGAVTPGEDGTAVVVGHVDNAHGPAVFYTLGALGTGNRVEVSRHDGTTAVFEVYANEVFDKQDFPGDRVYAPTGRPELRVITCGGGFTERDGYTGNVVAFARLVGTG, encoded by the coding sequence ATGGCCGCGTCGGAGACCGAGGAAGAGGGAGCGCGGCCTCGCCGCCCCGCCCCCTGGGGGGTGATCGCCCTGGTGCTCCTCACCGGTCTGGCGCTGATCCGCAACGGTTCGGGAGAGTCGGCCCCCGGGCCTCCACAGCCGGCCTCGGCAACGGCGCGGGGCAACGACCTGGGGCCCGACGGGGCTCCGGGAGCCGCGCCGTTGCCCCGCTCGGCACCGGGCCGTGTGCGGATCCCGGCGATCCGGGTCGACGCTCCCCTCGTACCCGTGGGTCTGGACGCGGACGGGTGGGTGGACGCGCCGCCCGCGGGCAACCCCGACCTGGCCGGTTGGTTCACCGGGGCCGTGACGCCCGGGGAGGACGGCACCGCGGTGGTGGTCGGTCATGTCGACAACGCGCACGGCCCGGCCGTGTTCTACACCCTGGGGGCGCTGGGAACCGGCAACCGGGTGGAGGTGTCCCGACACGACGGGACGACGGCGGTATTCGAGGTCTACGCCAACGAGGTCTTCGACAAGCAGGACTTTCCGGGCGATCGGGTGTACGCGCCCACGGGCCGCCCGGAACTGCGAGTGATCACCTGTGGCGGCGGGTTCACCGAGCGGGACGGGTACACCGGGAACGTCGTCGCGTTCGCCCGCCTCGTCGGGACCGGCTGA
- a CDS encoding DUF4239 domain-containing protein, whose protein sequence is MTEWLVLTLAMLAACAVVVAIVLVRHRTASADEDVTETPDVVEYMTMWIGVVYAIVLGLAIAGAWEARSAAEDQVRAEAIALHEVGERVRVYPPEVRDRIRDDVRVYVGHVIGTEWKTMAEEGELTERGDTLLDRLRADVTDYEPRSDFEAQAYQPLVDQVAAADQARSARADSAGETMPGVVWFGLIVGAFVTIGMVFALQIRRTTRELVVAGVFSALIAFLLYLIWGFDAPFGRSIGVTAEPFLTLFPQSRG, encoded by the coding sequence TTGACGGAATGGCTTGTTCTCACCCTGGCGATGCTGGCGGCCTGCGCCGTGGTCGTCGCCATCGTCCTGGTAAGGCACCGCACGGCCTCGGCCGACGAGGACGTCACCGAGACACCGGACGTCGTGGAGTACATGACGATGTGGATCGGTGTCGTCTACGCGATCGTGCTGGGTCTGGCCATCGCCGGCGCCTGGGAGGCCCGCAGCGCCGCGGAGGACCAGGTGAGGGCGGAGGCGATCGCCCTCCACGAGGTCGGCGAACGGGTCCGGGTCTACCCTCCCGAGGTGCGGGATCGCATTCGCGACGACGTGCGGGTCTATGTCGGACACGTCATCGGAACCGAGTGGAAGACCATGGCGGAGGAAGGAGAGCTGACCGAGCGCGGAGACACGCTCCTGGACCGGCTCCGGGCCGACGTCACCGACTACGAGCCGCGCTCCGACTTCGAGGCACAGGCGTACCAGCCGTTGGTCGACCAAGTGGCGGCGGCCGACCAGGCGCGCTCCGCGCGGGCGGACTCGGCCGGCGAGACCATGCCGGGAGTGGTGTGGTTCGGGCTGATCGTCGGGGCCTTCGTGACCATCGGCATGGTCTTCGCGCTGCAGATCCGCCGTACCACGCGCGAACTGGTCGTCGCCGGTGTGTTCTCCGCGCTCATCGCCTTCCTGCTCTACTTGATCTGGGGATTCGACGCCCCGTTCGGTCGGAGCATCGGCGTGACGGCGGAGCCGTTCCTGACCCTCTTCCCGCAGAGCCGGGGCTGA
- a CDS encoding SCO0930 family lipoprotein — protein MKTSWRSASLVVGAVAVLALTTACGQGGGTTADSQNVGATAAPGDIGDTEAGAAGVDEERADSDEAGGELKVSEAAGLGPIVTDGAGFTLYRFDQDTAEPPKSTCEGDCATAWPPVLAGDAEAGEGLDPDSLGEVEREDGDKQLTIGGWPAYRYAKDTAAGDVNGQGVGDTWFALAPDGAKAGGDTSASDRPGLSTREDPDLGEIVVDKDGMTVYRFLKDEAWPEPVSACTDECLEKWPVVAPVDPDGTEGVVKEDLMTFTRPDGVEQQTVDCWPVYTFVGDEEPGDTNGQGVGGTWFVVAPDGKPVGAPASE, from the coding sequence ATGAAGACCTCCTGGCGGAGCGCCTCACTCGTGGTGGGCGCCGTGGCCGTGCTTGCGCTGACGACGGCGTGCGGTCAGGGCGGCGGCACGACGGCGGACAGTCAGAACGTCGGCGCCACGGCGGCGCCGGGCGACATCGGGGACACCGAGGCGGGCGCCGCGGGGGTGGACGAGGAGAGGGCCGATTCCGACGAAGCGGGCGGGGAGTTGAAGGTCTCCGAGGCCGCCGGACTCGGCCCGATCGTCACCGACGGAGCCGGGTTCACGCTCTACCGATTCGACCAGGACACGGCGGAACCCCCCAAGTCGACCTGCGAGGGCGACTGTGCCACCGCGTGGCCGCCCGTCCTCGCCGGCGACGCGGAGGCGGGGGAAGGCCTCGACCCGGACTCGCTGGGCGAGGTGGAGCGTGAGGACGGCGACAAGCAGCTCACCATCGGCGGTTGGCCGGCCTACCGGTACGCGAAGGACACCGCCGCCGGAGACGTCAACGGTCAAGGTGTGGGGGACACGTGGTTCGCGCTCGCCCCGGACGGCGCGAAGGCGGGAGGCGACACGTCGGCGAGCGACCGACCCGGTCTCTCCACCCGCGAGGACCCCGACCTCGGGGAGATCGTCGTCGACAAGGATGGCATGACGGTCTACCGCTTCCTCAAGGACGAGGCGTGGCCCGAGCCGGTGTCGGCCTGCACCGACGAGTGTCTGGAGAAATGGCCGGTTGTGGCCCCTGTCGACCCGGACGGCACCGAGGGGGTGGTGAAGGAGGACCTGATGACCTTCACCCGCCCCGACGGCGTCGAGCAGCAGACGGTCGACTGCTGGCCCGTCTACACCTTCGTCGGGGACGAGGAGCCCGGCGATACCAACGGTCAGGGCGTGGGCGGCACGTGGTTCGTCGTCGCGCCCGACGGAAAGCCGGTCGGCGCGCCGGCGAGCGAGTGA
- a CDS encoding SAM-dependent methyltransferase: MERPAWAPRGIDMTVPSVSRMYDYYLGGSHNFEVDRQAARKAMEFIPGLPKIMQANRAFLRRAVRHAAGEGIGQFLDVGSGIPTFGNVHEVARGAMPGARVAYVDHDPVAVAHGQAMLADRDDADAVAGDLREPAGIRSHPAVRRLIDFDRPVAVLLVAVLHFVTDADDPWAAVAELCAGLARGSLLVISHASYEGIPVPAERARGTVDVYEEIRSPLVMRDRADIERFFRGFPMVEPGLVPTARWRPDGDPEDEDPYAFSGFAGVGRAE; the protein is encoded by the coding sequence ATGGAGCGACCCGCCTGGGCCCCACGGGGCATCGACATGACGGTGCCGAGCGTGTCCCGGATGTACGACTACTACCTCGGCGGCTCGCACAACTTCGAGGTCGACCGGCAGGCGGCCCGCAAGGCGATGGAGTTCATCCCCGGCCTGCCCAAGATCATGCAGGCCAACCGGGCCTTCCTGCGCCGTGCGGTCCGTCATGCCGCGGGGGAGGGGATCGGGCAGTTCCTCGACGTCGGCTCCGGCATCCCCACCTTCGGCAACGTGCACGAGGTGGCCCGCGGCGCGATGCCGGGGGCGCGGGTCGCCTACGTCGACCACGACCCCGTCGCAGTGGCGCACGGACAGGCGATGCTCGCGGACCGGGACGACGCGGACGCCGTCGCCGGAGACCTTCGGGAGCCGGCGGGCATCCGGTCCCACCCGGCGGTGCGTCGCCTGATCGACTTCGACCGGCCCGTGGCGGTGCTCCTCGTCGCCGTCCTGCACTTCGTCACGGACGCCGACGATCCCTGGGCGGCGGTGGCCGAGTTGTGCGCGGGCCTCGCCCGGGGGAGCCTGCTGGTGATATCCCACGCGTCGTACGAGGGCATCCCGGTCCCTGCCGAGCGGGCCCGGGGGACGGTCGACGTGTACGAGGAGATCCGCAGCCCGCTGGTCATGCGGGACAGGGCCGACATCGAGCGCTTCTTCCGGGGGTTCCCGATGGTGGAGCCGGGGCTGGTGCCGACGGCGCGCTGGCGACCCGACGGCGACCCGGAGGACGAGGACCCCTACGCGTTCTCTGGCTTCGCGGGCGTGGGGCGTGCCGAGTGA
- a CDS encoding EAL domain-containing protein, with protein sequence MTEEPDGPEDRLRRFATIWSRAVFPVTSTSATRPEFERELLPLARALSEALRARAFDAETGRTVGAALVDAHCTAPEALERTLDCVDAYLVLYCGGEGDQEGLRARSARLGHAMAAGFAGALRDRTLAEQEAIAQAALEAQGAVARALHASEARFRAVFEGAAIGIGIADLDGRVLQVNGAMTRMFGLGEQTLRRGNVRDWAHPDDAPQTWRLYDELVRGERDHFHLEKAFSRPDGTVLWTNLTVSLLRDADGTPRYQLALMEDTTERRLLNLRLRYEATHDALTGLPNRTFFFERLEKALKSGGDRRFGLCYLDLDGFKTVNDSLGHAAGDRLLVEVADRLQACVTGPGEMVARLGGDEFVALTTGLAADRGVDELAGRIMNALHAPIGVDGRDLTVRGSVGVVEGPSGACGPEEVLRSADITMYRAKSAGGNRFEIADPEADARAITRHGLTTALPAALEGGEFFIEYQPLVRLADGGVRGAEALVRWLHPQHGVLGPDRFIPLAEHTGLIVPLGRWVLEQAVRQARAWREEPRAVSGPPRVNVNLSPCQLHHPGLVQDTVEILERAGVEPDVLCLEVTESALIGADDGLLRPLHRLAEMGVDIALDDFGTGYSNLANLRRLPVSVLKLDRSFTESMQRFPANPVDLKIVEGIVSLAHSLDLTVTVEGVETAAQAEQLRVLGCDTAQGWYYARPGPPERLHDLARVDARV encoded by the coding sequence GTGACCGAGGAACCGGACGGTCCGGAAGACCGACTGCGTCGCTTCGCGACGATCTGGAGCCGCGCGGTGTTCCCCGTGACGTCCACGTCGGCCACCCGGCCCGAGTTCGAGCGGGAGTTGCTGCCCTTGGCGCGCGCGCTCAGCGAGGCCCTGCGGGCACGCGCGTTCGACGCCGAGACCGGCCGGACGGTCGGCGCCGCCCTGGTCGACGCCCACTGCACCGCGCCCGAGGCCCTGGAGCGCACGCTGGACTGTGTCGACGCCTATCTGGTGCTCTACTGCGGCGGAGAGGGCGACCAAGAGGGCCTGCGAGCCCGCTCGGCGCGGCTGGGGCACGCGATGGCCGCCGGCTTCGCCGGTGCGCTGCGGGACCGGACTCTCGCCGAGCAGGAGGCCATCGCCCAGGCCGCGTTGGAGGCCCAGGGTGCGGTGGCGAGGGCGCTGCACGCCAGCGAGGCGCGCTTCCGCGCGGTCTTCGAGGGGGCGGCCATCGGCATCGGCATCGCCGACCTCGACGGTCGCGTCCTCCAGGTCAACGGGGCGATGACCCGCATGTTCGGGTTGGGCGAGCAGACGCTGCGCCGGGGCAACGTACGCGACTGGGCCCACCCGGACGACGCCCCGCAGACCTGGCGGCTCTACGACGAACTGGTGCGGGGGGAGCGCGACCACTTCCACTTGGAGAAGGCGTTCTCCCGCCCCGACGGTACGGTGCTGTGGACGAACCTCACCGTCTCCCTGCTGCGGGACGCCGACGGTACCCCCCGCTACCAGCTCGCCCTCATGGAGGACACCACCGAACGCCGTCTGCTGAACCTGAGGTTGCGCTACGAGGCCACCCACGACGCGCTGACCGGCCTGCCCAACCGGACCTTCTTCTTCGAGCGCCTGGAGAAGGCCCTCAAGTCCGGAGGCGACCGGCGCTTCGGCCTGTGCTACCTCGATCTCGACGGGTTCAAGACCGTCAACGACAGTCTCGGACACGCGGCCGGCGACCGGCTGCTCGTCGAGGTCGCGGACCGGCTTCAGGCCTGTGTCACCGGACCCGGCGAGATGGTGGCGCGGCTGGGGGGAGACGAGTTCGTGGCCCTCACCACGGGCCTGGCCGCGGACCGCGGGGTGGACGAGTTGGCCGGGCGGATCATGAACGCCCTGCACGCTCCGATCGGGGTCGACGGGCGAGACCTGACCGTGCGCGGCAGCGTCGGTGTCGTCGAGGGGCCGTCCGGGGCGTGCGGCCCGGAGGAGGTGTTGCGCAGCGCCGACATCACGATGTACCGGGCCAAGTCGGCGGGCGGCAACCGCTTCGAGATCGCCGACCCAGAGGCCGACGCCCGCGCCATCACCCGTCACGGGCTGACCACCGCGTTGCCCGCGGCGCTGGAGGGCGGCGAGTTCTTCATCGAGTACCAACCGCTGGTCCGACTCGCCGACGGCGGTGTCCGGGGCGCCGAGGCCTTGGTTCGCTGGCTGCATCCGCAGCACGGGGTGCTCGGTCCGGATCGCTTCATCCCCCTCGCCGAGCACACCGGGCTCATCGTGCCGCTGGGCCGGTGGGTGCTGGAGCAGGCGGTACGGCAGGCCCGTGCCTGGCGTGAGGAGCCGCGGGCGGTCTCGGGGCCGCCCCGTGTGAACGTCAACCTCTCGCCCTGCCAACTGCACCATCCGGGCCTCGTGCAGGACACCGTGGAGATCCTCGAACGAGCCGGGGTCGAGCCGGACGTCCTCTGCCTGGAGGTGACCGAGTCGGCCCTGATCGGTGCCGACGACGGGCTGCTGCGGCCGTTGCACCGGCTGGCCGAGATGGGCGTCGACATAGCCTTGGACGACTTCGGCACCGGGTACTCCAACCTGGCCAACCTGCGCAGGTTGCCGGTCAGCGTCCTGAAGCTGGACCGCTCCTTCACCGAGAGCATGCAGCGCTTCCCCGCGAACCCCGTCGACCTCAAGATCGTCGAGGGTATCGTCTCGCTCGCGCACAGCCTGGACCTCACGGTCACCGTGGAGGGCGTCGAGACCGCAGCCCAGGCGGAGCAGTTGCGCGTACTGGGGTGCGACACGGCCCAGGGCTGGTACTACGCCCGGCCGGGCCCGCCGGAGCGGTTGCACGACCTCGCCCGGGTGGACGCGCGGGTCTGA
- a CDS encoding LysR substrate-binding domain-containing protein: MQFQQLRYFVAVAETRHFTRAAEAVHVAQPSLSQQVRALERDLGADLFQRARGNITLTDAGEALLPLARRILADADTARHEVRELVGLRGGRVRLGATPSVCTGLLPEVLRAFHDRYPGVRLSVEEGGSHDLVRELARGALDLALVVLPLPSPAPALTTLELLREDLVVVSARDQPAPGGGRRSVRVADLEGERLVMFRHGYDLRELTVAACRSEGFEPEFAVEGGEMDAVLGFVGAGLGVAVVPRMVAAKDARGLRVTPLARPGLHRTIALAHRSDVAPPRAARELQRMLLDR; the protein is encoded by the coding sequence ATGCAGTTCCAGCAACTCCGGTACTTCGTCGCCGTGGCCGAGACACGCCACTTCACCCGGGCCGCCGAGGCCGTCCATGTCGCGCAGCCCTCGCTCTCCCAGCAGGTCCGGGCCTTGGAGCGGGATCTGGGCGCCGATCTCTTCCAGCGGGCGCGCGGGAACATCACCCTGACCGACGCCGGAGAGGCGCTCCTGCCCTTGGCCCGTCGCATCCTCGCCGACGCCGACACCGCGCGACACGAGGTGCGGGAGCTCGTCGGGCTGCGTGGCGGGCGGGTCAGACTCGGCGCGACGCCGAGCGTCTGCACCGGCCTGCTGCCCGAGGTGTTGCGCGCCTTCCACGACCGCTACCCCGGGGTCCGACTGTCGGTCGAGGAGGGCGGCTCCCACGACCTGGTCCGGGAACTGGCGCGCGGCGCCCTCGACCTGGCACTGGTCGTCCTTCCGTTGCCCTCCCCGGCGCCGGCGCTGACCACCCTGGAGCTGCTGCGCGAGGACCTCGTCGTGGTGTCGGCCCGGGACCAGCCCGCCCCTGGTGGGGGGCGGCGGTCGGTGCGGGTCGCCGATCTGGAGGGCGAGCGACTGGTGATGTTCCGGCACGGGTACGACCTGCGGGAACTGACGGTGGCCGCCTGCCGCTCGGAGGGGTTCGAGCCGGAGTTCGCCGTGGAGGGCGGGGAGATGGACGCGGTGCTCGGCTTCGTCGGGGCCGGGTTGGGGGTGGCGGTGGTCCCGCGGATGGTCGCGGCGAAGGACGCTCGCGGACTGCGGGTGACCCCGCTGGCCCGTCCGGGGCTGCACCGGACGATCGCCCTGGCCCACCGCAGCGACGTGGCCCCGCCCCGGGCGGCCCGGGAGCTGCAACGCATGCTGCTGGACCGGTGA